A region from the Terriglobia bacterium genome encodes:
- a CDS encoding efflux RND transporter permease subunit, with protein MKLADVSIRRPVFAFMMTTALVVLGLFSYRNLGLDLMPKTDYPTVTVMTRLPGASAEEIESQLTKPIEEVVNTISGIDELRATSDQGSSRVTITFVLERDIEAATQDVRDKVATIVNQFPRDTLPPVIQKMDPDSSPILTLVISGQRSQKEITEIVDKKIKQVLETVQDVGEVLFMGERHREIQLLLNADRLNAYGLTVDQVRSAVERQNVEIPGGTFIAGPSEIALRTMGRIKNVADFNRIIMAYKNGSVITFSDIGRVVDTVQEIRSLATLEGNPCVSLMIRKQSGTNTVEVVDRVLDRMEKLKPSLPPDIRAIPIRDQSRFIRRSFEDIQLHLILGGLLASVVVFVFIRNIRSTLIAAVAIPASIIGSFTVMKALGFTLNNMTMLALSLATGIVIDDAIVVLENIFRYVEERGSPPREAASKATAEIGLAVMATTMSLVVIFMPVAYMTGQVGRYFFSFGIVSASAILISMFISFTLTPALCATWLRPADAGGHGKKSKSRGLYAFVDRVYGHMLGWSLRHRIVMVAIALVVTASAAYLFPRVGKELVPDDDQSEFSVNVRLPRGTSFERTKQYVTPIEADLRRLGPEVQMILTNVNAASANFYVALTPLESRKVSQQDMMRRARIVLRKYRQARISVSGGTDLSGASSAGGRGGGGGGANRLNVLIQGPDIEQLQAYVTELMAKVRTIPGVVDVDTNFEPTQQELRVNVDRARAADLGVRIDSLASSLGLLVGGNEVSKYKEGDDQFSVKLRLDEQFRNNPKLMGELLIPSNLGTVKVSDVAQLALENGPASIDRYNRQRQISVNANLDRVPLMQVIDATKTKVEELNLKPGYMAVFGGSAKTLAEASNDFIIAILLAIAFIYMVLASQFNSFVYPVSIMTALPLSLPAGLLALMAFGMTINVYSAIGLMMLFGIVKKNSILQVDYTNTLRSQGMERHDAIIAANHVRLRPILMTTVAIIAGMLPIAFGKGAGAGSRASMAVTIIGGQILCLLLTLLITPVVYSYFDDLREWRPAHLFAWLRRPGKAPAAAPPPEPLG; from the coding sequence ATGAAGTTGGCAGATGTGAGCATCAGACGACCCGTCTTCGCTTTCATGATGACGACCGCCCTCGTGGTGCTGGGCCTGTTCTCCTACCGGAATCTTGGTCTGGATTTGATGCCCAAGACCGACTATCCCACGGTCACGGTCATGACCCGTCTCCCGGGGGCAAGCGCCGAGGAGATCGAGAGCCAGCTCACCAAGCCCATCGAAGAGGTCGTAAACACGATCAGCGGCATCGATGAATTGCGTGCCACCTCCGATCAGGGATCCTCGCGCGTGACCATCACGTTCGTCCTGGAAAGGGATATCGAGGCCGCAACCCAGGATGTGCGCGACAAGGTGGCGACGATTGTCAACCAGTTTCCCCGCGACACCCTGCCGCCGGTAATCCAGAAAATGGACCCGGATTCATCGCCGATCCTCACGCTCGTCATTTCGGGCCAGCGCTCCCAAAAGGAAATCACCGAGATCGTTGACAAGAAGATCAAGCAGGTGCTCGAAACGGTGCAGGATGTCGGCGAGGTTCTTTTCATGGGCGAGCGGCACCGGGAAATCCAGCTGCTGCTCAATGCCGACCGCCTGAACGCCTACGGCCTGACCGTGGACCAGGTGCGGTCAGCGGTGGAGAGACAGAACGTCGAGATACCTGGGGGAACCTTCATCGCCGGGCCCTCGGAGATCGCGCTGCGCACGATGGGGCGCATCAAGAACGTGGCGGATTTCAACCGTATTATCATGGCGTATAAGAACGGGTCCGTGATCACTTTCTCCGATATCGGGCGCGTGGTCGACACGGTCCAGGAGATCCGCAGTCTGGCGACCCTTGAAGGGAATCCGTGTGTTTCGCTCATGATCCGGAAGCAGTCGGGCACCAACACTGTTGAGGTGGTCGATCGTGTCCTGGACCGGATGGAGAAGCTCAAACCCTCCCTCCCGCCGGACATACGGGCGATCCCCATTCGCGACCAGTCGCGCTTTATCCGGCGCTCGTTCGAGGACATCCAGCTCCACCTCATTTTGGGGGGCCTGCTGGCCAGTGTGGTGGTGTTTGTCTTCATCCGCAACATCCGCAGCACGCTGATTGCCGCTGTCGCCATCCCCGCGTCGATCATCGGCTCCTTCACGGTCATGAAGGCACTCGGCTTCACCTTGAACAACATGACCATGCTGGCGCTGTCGCTCGCCACAGGAATCGTGATCGACGATGCCATCGTAGTGTTGGAGAACATCTTCCGTTATGTCGAGGAGCGCGGATCACCGCCACGGGAAGCAGCATCCAAGGCAACCGCGGAAATCGGCCTCGCGGTCATGGCGACGACTATGTCGCTCGTCGTGATCTTTATGCCGGTCGCGTATATGACCGGGCAGGTCGGACGCTATTTCTTCAGTTTCGGCATCGTCTCCGCCAGCGCAATCCTCATATCGATGTTCATCTCTTTCACTCTGACGCCCGCGCTTTGTGCGACCTGGCTGCGGCCGGCGGATGCCGGCGGACACGGGAAGAAATCGAAATCGCGCGGCCTTTATGCGTTTGTGGACCGCGTTTATGGGCACATGCTCGGATGGTCCCTGCGCCATCGCATCGTCATGGTTGCCATCGCCCTTGTCGTCACGGCTTCGGCCGCTTATCTGTTTCCCAGGGTCGGCAAGGAACTCGTGCCCGACGATGATCAGAGCGAGTTCAGCGTAAACGTGAGGTTGCCCAGAGGGACCAGTTTCGAGCGGACCAAGCAGTATGTGACCCCCATTGAAGCCGACCTCAGAAGGCTGGGACCCGAGGTCCAGATGATCCTGACCAACGTGAACGCCGCCAGCGCGAACTTTTACGTTGCCCTGACGCCGCTCGAGAGCCGCAAGGTCTCACAGCAGGATATGATGCGCCGGGCGCGCATAGTGCTCCGCAAATACCGGCAAGCTCGCATCAGTGTTTCGGGCGGCACTGACCTTTCAGGTGCGTCAAGCGCCGGCGGCCGCGGCGGCGGCGGGGGGGGCGCGAACCGTCTCAATGTGCTGATCCAGGGGCCCGACATCGAGCAACTCCAGGCCTACGTCACGGAATTGATGGCCAAGGTCAGAACCATTCCGGGAGTGGTCGACGTCGACACCAACTTCGAGCCGACGCAGCAGGAGTTGCGCGTGAATGTGGATCGTGCGCGCGCCGCGGACCTCGGCGTGAGGATAGACTCTCTCGCTTCCAGCCTCGGACTGCTGGTCGGGGGCAATGAAGTCTCCAAATACAAAGAGGGCGATGACCAGTTTTCGGTGAAGCTGCGGCTCGACGAGCAGTTCCGCAACAACCCGAAACTCATGGGTGAGTTGCTGATTCCGTCCAATCTGGGCACGGTCAAGGTGAGCGATGTGGCACAACTGGCGCTGGAGAACGGGCCCGCCTCCATCGATCGCTATAATCGCCAGCGCCAGATCTCAGTGAACGCCAATCTGGACAGAGTTCCGCTCATGCAGGTCATCGATGCCACCAAAACAAAAGTAGAGGAACTCAATCTCAAGCCCGGCTACATGGCGGTTTTCGGCGGCAGCGCCAAGACCCTCGCCGAGGCCTCCAATGACTTCATAATAGCGATACTACTGGCCATAGCCTTTATCTACATGGTGCTCGCCTCCCAATTCAACAGCTTCGTCTACCCGGTGAGCATCATGACGGCTTTGCCCCTCAGCCTGCCGGCAGGGCTGCTCGCACTCATGGCGTTCGGCATGACGATCAACGTCTACAGCGCCATCGGGCTGATGATGTTGTTCGGCATCGTGAAGAAGAACTCGATTCTTCAGGTGGACTACACCAACACGCTGCGCTCCCAGGGAATGGAACGTCATGATGCCATTATTGCCGCCAATCATGTCCGGCTGCGGCCGATTCTGATGACGACCGTCGCGATCATCGCGGGCATGCTCCCGATTGCGTTTGGAAAAGGCGCCGGAGCCGGATCGCGGGCTTCCATGGCGGTTACGATCATCGGGGGACAGATTCTCTGCCTGCTGCTGACCTTGCTGATCACCCCGGTGGTCTATTCCTACTTCGACGATCTGCGGGAGTGGCGTCCGGCCCACCTGTTCGCCTGGCTGCGGCGGCCAGGCAAGGCTCCGGCTGCGGCGCCGCCGCCGGAGCCGCTCGGCTGA
- a CDS encoding efflux RND transporter periplasmic adaptor subunit: MTERPRTLAGQRLIWYVTTVLVPLAVAATGCNRSESQTPQAPKGPPPIRVEVTSIQRISVQRQVELAGTLISPDQAKVSSEVAGRVQEILVEMGQEVQPGQVLVKLDPRELDLALRQAEGLLRQTEAQLGMDGLRLNDPPPDEEISTIRTAIANRDDAHAQAARAGQLIKKGLIAKADYDTAMTRVKVTEAAYQAAVETVASLKATLQQRRAAYELAQKKLSDAVIRAPIGGLISERLVQPGEFIPQNVPVVTIVQMNPLKLKTAVQERYAALMRPGLNAQFKVESLPDVVFPGRVAFVSPSVDQTTRTFAVEILVDNNDRRLKPGFFTKGVIHTQKDENVLAVSEAAVSTLAGESSVYVVEKNVVRKQSVVLGAHVGDSIEIISGLKGDETLATTSLSEMATGVRVAVGKGGAGPSVEGEGRGGPGRPGRGGRQK; the protein is encoded by the coding sequence ATGACCGAACGACCAAGGACATTGGCGGGCCAGCGCCTGATCTGGTATGTGACGACGGTCCTGGTGCCGCTCGCGGTCGCGGCCACCGGCTGCAACCGGAGCGAGTCGCAGACGCCCCAGGCGCCTAAGGGTCCACCCCCCATTCGGGTAGAAGTCACTTCCATCCAGCGCATCTCCGTGCAGCGCCAGGTGGAACTTGCCGGCACCCTGATTTCGCCTGATCAGGCCAAGGTAAGCAGCGAAGTCGCCGGGAGAGTGCAGGAAATACTGGTGGAGATGGGGCAGGAAGTGCAGCCTGGACAGGTACTTGTCAAACTGGATCCACGGGAGCTCGATCTGGCGCTTCGTCAGGCCGAGGGCCTGTTGCGCCAGACCGAAGCGCAGTTGGGCATGGACGGCCTGCGCTTGAATGATCCGCCGCCGGACGAAGAGATATCAACAATTCGCACCGCCATCGCTAATCGCGACGACGCCCACGCCCAGGCAGCGCGTGCCGGCCAGCTGATCAAGAAAGGGCTGATCGCTAAGGCTGACTACGACACTGCTATGACGAGAGTCAAGGTCACCGAGGCCGCGTATCAAGCGGCCGTGGAGACCGTGGCGAGCCTGAAAGCCACCCTGCAGCAGCGACGCGCCGCATATGAGCTGGCGCAGAAGAAGTTGAGCGACGCGGTGATTCGAGCTCCGATCGGCGGGCTGATCAGCGAGCGGCTGGTGCAACCCGGCGAGTTCATTCCGCAGAATGTGCCGGTGGTTACCATAGTGCAAATGAATCCGCTCAAGCTGAAAACGGCGGTCCAGGAGAGGTATGCCGCGCTCATGCGACCCGGCCTCAATGCGCAGTTTAAGGTGGAGTCGTTGCCGGATGTGGTCTTCCCGGGCAGGGTGGCCTTCGTCAGCCCCTCGGTAGACCAGACAACCCGCACCTTCGCGGTTGAGATCCTCGTCGATAACAATGATCGCCGGTTGAAACCCGGTTTCTTCACCAAGGGCGTCATCCACACACAGAAAGACGAAAATGTGCTCGCGGTATCCGAAGCGGCGGTGTCTACTTTGGCCGGAGAATCCTCGGTATACGTGGTTGAAAAGAACGTGGTCAGAAAGCAGTCTGTGGTTCTGGGGGCTCACGTAGGCGACAGTATCGAGATCATTTCCGGCCTCAAAGGGGATGAGACTCTGGCAACTACCAGCCTGAGCGAAATGGCCACGGGAGTTCGAGTTGCGGTTGGTAAGGGCGGAGCCGGCCCTTCCGTTGAAGGTGAGGGCCGGGGAGGACCGGGACGCCCGGGTCGGGGAGGGCGGCAGAAATGA
- the dnaX gene encoding DNA polymerase III subunit gamma/tau has translation MQYQVLARKWRPQTFHELVGQDHVSRTLLNALQGGRVAHAFLFSGPRGSGKTTTARILAKALNCHEGTTGEPCGKCVSCIEITAGNCMDVLEIDAASNTGVDNVRDLIEELQYRPARDRNKIYIIDEVHMLSTAAFNALLKTLEEPPPHVAFILATTEYHKIPATILSRCQQYSFKLIQFPLILERLRTIARAENIQISTTALEQITFSSGGSMRDAMSALDQVIAFSGQTVRDEDVPMLLGLVEPAILGNTVRAISANDAQKILSIIGELAAAGQDLQNFCRCLLGQLRDLMVLKAGVSDPAVLGVPESMLPELTGQAALFSREDLLRLFDALLKVEADLRHATQTRFQLEMGLIELASIPRMRSLEELIADFARLVEGGAPQRTSGPRPGLPAAPSNRPAGPRNEAPPPEQDRNRAVAPPARGASPADPAPPPPPGNAAPSPPAPGSGAGTRRLLERIATAVPKESLEPILQSLAGAQLRGDVVILDLGQPPNEFLRRQLKDNLPVIAQAASTAVGRTVQVLLDDVQADAPKPEASLSSPGKPAEEDLLERAKREPAVQAFLDTFPGPVKAEKLKP, from the coding sequence ATGCAATATCAAGTCCTGGCCCGCAAGTGGCGCCCGCAGACCTTTCATGAACTGGTAGGGCAGGATCACGTGTCGCGTACCCTGCTCAATGCGCTTCAGGGCGGCCGTGTCGCCCATGCCTTCCTCTTCTCCGGTCCGCGCGGAAGCGGCAAGACCACCACGGCGCGCATTCTGGCGAAGGCGCTGAATTGTCATGAAGGAACTACCGGAGAGCCCTGCGGAAAGTGCGTCTCCTGCATCGAGATCACGGCGGGCAACTGCATGGATGTCCTCGAAATCGACGCCGCGTCCAACACGGGTGTCGACAATGTTCGCGACCTGATCGAGGAGCTCCAGTACCGTCCGGCGCGCGACCGGAACAAGATCTACATCATAGACGAAGTCCACATGCTCAGCACGGCGGCCTTCAATGCCCTGCTGAAGACTCTCGAGGAGCCGCCGCCGCACGTGGCGTTCATCCTGGCGACTACCGAATACCATAAGATTCCGGCGACCATCCTGTCCCGGTGCCAGCAGTACAGCTTCAAACTGATCCAATTTCCGTTGATACTGGAACGCCTGCGCACGATTGCGCGCGCCGAGAACATCCAGATCAGCACCACCGCCCTGGAACAAATTACATTTTCGAGCGGCGGCAGCATGCGCGATGCCATGTCGGCTCTCGATCAGGTGATCGCCTTCAGCGGGCAGACCGTGCGTGATGAAGACGTCCCTATGCTGCTGGGTCTCGTCGAACCTGCGATTCTGGGGAACACGGTGCGGGCGATTTCCGCCAACGACGCGCAGAAGATCCTCAGTATCATAGGCGAACTTGCGGCCGCCGGCCAGGATCTGCAGAACTTCTGCCGGTGCCTCCTGGGTCAACTGCGCGACCTGATGGTGTTGAAGGCGGGCGTTTCTGATCCCGCTGTTCTGGGAGTTCCGGAAAGCATGCTGCCCGAACTGACCGGACAGGCCGCGCTTTTTTCACGGGAGGACCTGCTGCGGCTGTTTGACGCCCTGCTCAAAGTGGAAGCGGATCTGAGGCATGCTACGCAGACCCGCTTCCAACTGGAGATGGGACTCATCGAGCTGGCTTCGATTCCGAGAATGCGCTCTCTGGAAGAGTTGATCGCCGACTTCGCCCGGCTGGTGGAGGGCGGTGCACCTCAGAGGACATCAGGTCCCCGCCCAGGCTTGCCGGCGGCCCCTTCAAACCGCCCCGCAGGCCCCAGAAATGAAGCGCCGCCTCCCGAGCAAGATCGGAACCGGGCTGTCGCCCCTCCCGCCCGGGGTGCAAGCCCTGCGGATCCAGCACCTCCGCCACCTCCGGGAAATGCTGCGCCTTCTCCCCCGGCCCCGGGGAGCGGCGCCGGGACGCGCCGGTTGCTCGAGCGGATCGCGACGGCCGTGCCAAAGGAATCGCTGGAACCCATACTGCAGTCTCTCGCGGGTGCGCAACTCCGCGGGGATGTGGTCATCCTTGACCTGGGGCAGCCGCCCAACGAATTTCTGCGCCGGCAGCTGAAAGACAATCTGCCGGTGATCGCCCAGGCAGCTTCAACCGCCGTAGGCCGGACGGTTCAGGTTCTCCTCGATGATGTGCAGGCCGATGCGCCCAAACCTGAGGCGAGCCTTTCCAGTCCCGGGAAACCGGCCGAGGAGGACCTCCTGGAGAGGGCGAAACGGGAGCCCGCCGTGCAGGCCTTTCTTGACACCTTCCCGGGCCCCGTCAAGGCCGAGAAGTTAAAACCATGA
- the recR gene encoding recombination mediator RecR, producing the protein MNDYAEPIARLIDELRKLPGIGHKTAQRLAYSLLRRPREDAERLSRAILDVKEKIRYCSRCNNFSDQDPCNYCTSASRTQEIICVVEEPNDILAIEKTREYHGQYHVLHGVLSPMNGVGPEDLKLKNLLERLREGNVREIILATNPNVEGEATAIYLARLLKPIGVRVTRIALGLPVGSDLEFADEVTMSKALEGRHEL; encoded by the coding sequence ATGAACGACTACGCGGAGCCCATTGCCCGGCTGATCGATGAGTTGCGCAAGCTGCCCGGCATCGGGCACAAGACGGCGCAGCGCCTGGCCTACAGTCTGCTGCGCCGCCCGCGCGAGGACGCAGAGCGCCTCAGCCGCGCCATCCTCGATGTGAAGGAGAAGATCCGCTACTGCTCCCGCTGCAACAACTTTTCGGACCAGGATCCCTGCAACTACTGCACCAGCGCCAGCCGCACGCAGGAGATCATCTGTGTCGTCGAGGAGCCCAACGACATTCTCGCGATCGAGAAGACCCGTGAGTACCACGGCCAATACCATGTTCTGCACGGAGTGCTCTCGCCGATGAACGGCGTCGGGCCGGAGGATCTCAAGCTGAAAAACCTGCTCGAAAGGCTGCGGGAAGGGAATGTGCGGGAGATCATCCTGGCCACGAACCCGAATGTTGAAGGGGAAGCTACAGCCATCTACCTGGCCAGGCTGCTCAAGCCGATCGGGGTTCGCGTCACCCGCATTGCGCTGGGGCTCCCCGTGGGAAGCGACCTCGAATTCGCCGATGAGGTGACCATGAGCAAAGCCCTCGAAGGCCGCCACGAACTCTGA
- a CDS encoding molybdenum cofactor biosynthesis protein MoaE, with the protein MFRLVREPIDAASLRNALLRPEDGAVVVFEGVVRNHAHGKKVRYLEYDSYEAMALNKLEEIGTRARREFDIRAIAIFHRLGRMNPTECSVAIVVTAAHRAAAFDACRFAIDAIKQTVPIWKKEVYEDGEVWIEGSD; encoded by the coding sequence ATGTTCCGTCTTGTCCGCGAACCGATCGACGCCGCTTCTCTGCGCAACGCGCTGCTGCGCCCGGAGGATGGCGCCGTGGTGGTTTTCGAAGGCGTGGTCCGCAACCATGCGCACGGCAAGAAGGTTCGCTACCTGGAGTACGACTCCTATGAGGCAATGGCTCTGAACAAGCTGGAGGAAATCGGGACGCGCGCCCGGAGGGAGTTCGACATCCGCGCTATCGCCATCTTCCACCGGCTGGGACGCATGAACCCGACCGAATGCTCCGTCGCCATCGTAGTCACCGCAGCGCATAGAGCCGCTGCCTTCGATGCCTGCCGCTTTGCCATTGACGCCATCAAGCAGACCGTGCCCATCTGGAAGAAGGAAGTTTACGAAGACGGCGAAGTTTGGATTGAGGGCTCCGACTAG
- the moaD gene encoding molybdopterin converting factor subunit 1 produces the protein MSIRVLFFATLADVTGLREAEVDATACTDVASIYARFAREFPRLEAQRPSVLCAVNSEFARPDSPVHDGDEVAFFPPVSGG, from the coding sequence ATGAGCATCCGGGTCCTCTTTTTCGCCACCCTTGCCGACGTAACGGGTCTACGCGAGGCAGAGGTGGACGCAACCGCCTGTACCGACGTCGCTTCGATCTACGCGCGGTTTGCGCGCGAATTCCCGCGGCTGGAAGCGCAGCGGCCTTCCGTCCTTTGCGCAGTGAATTCGGAATTCGCGCGGCCTGACTCGCCGGTGCATGATGGAGATGAGGTCGCCTTCTTCCCTCCCGTCAGCGGAGGTTGA
- the dacB gene encoding D-alanyl-D-alanine carboxypeptidase/D-alanyl-D-alanine-endopeptidase: MSRLAFPGRKARAALLFAAVLVPAFSFPAYAGTTLETIQTKIAQFLKRPGVRSAAWGIEIFDPATNNVVLSVNPDKTFQPASVLKVVTTAAALEKLGPDFRFRTGAYTDGTVLPDGTLAGDVILVGRGDPNLMDPARELLDKPALQELAEKLRDLGVRKIQGNVIGDDSYFEFTTHGKGWSAHDLRSVYGAPINALSINNNVFWVHVRPTKANQLVQVSIDPPTSYFQIRNLGVTGSSRSQRTISARVIPGTTRLVVSGVLPAAHGYSQDILLERPAEAAATLFKEELRKNGIIVSGSVRVNHLGDLSPEVRRNWSLLAEHQSPPLIRALEIINKRSLNLHAEMLLRVLGAEFDGAGTDEAGLRVVKNFLEGAGIRDDDKISLNDGSGLSRDNLVTPRFQTSLLMFLSTRPYFELFLNTLAISGTDGTLKNRLASTPGVIHAKTGTLGDVAALSGYMTTKSGRSLIFSIFANNVRASLSRVRKTIDEICALFVNLY; the protein is encoded by the coding sequence ATGCGGGAACCACCCTCGAGACAATTCAGACTAAGATCGCACAGTTTCTGAAGCGTCCCGGCGTACGATCCGCCGCCTGGGGGATTGAGATCTTTGATCCGGCCACCAACAATGTGGTTCTTTCCGTCAATCCCGACAAGACCTTTCAACCCGCATCGGTTCTGAAGGTGGTAACTACCGCTGCAGCCCTGGAAAAACTTGGTCCCGATTTCCGTTTCCGGACCGGAGCCTACACCGACGGAACCGTTCTGCCCGATGGGACGCTTGCGGGCGACGTCATCCTCGTAGGCCGCGGCGATCCCAACCTGATGGATCCTGCCAGGGAACTCCTGGACAAACCGGCTCTGCAGGAACTGGCCGAGAAGTTACGAGATCTGGGAGTAAGAAAGATCCAGGGGAATGTGATCGGTGACGACAGTTACTTCGAGTTCACGACGCACGGCAAGGGATGGAGCGCGCACGATCTCAGGTCGGTATACGGCGCTCCCATCAATGCTCTCAGCATCAACAATAACGTCTTCTGGGTGCACGTCCGGCCGACAAAGGCCAACCAGTTGGTGCAGGTCAGCATCGACCCGCCGACATCCTACTTCCAGATTCGGAATCTCGGGGTGACGGGAAGTTCCCGCTCTCAGCGCACGATTTCCGCCCGCGTGATCCCGGGCACCACCCGCCTTGTGGTTTCCGGGGTGCTGCCGGCCGCGCACGGTTATAGCCAGGACATTCTTCTCGAGCGTCCCGCAGAAGCGGCCGCCACTCTGTTCAAGGAGGAGTTGCGCAAAAACGGCATCATCGTCAGCGGCTCCGTCCGCGTCAATCATCTCGGGGATCTGTCGCCGGAAGTGCGCCGCAACTGGAGTCTGCTTGCGGAACACCAATCGCCGCCGCTCATCCGGGCGCTGGAAATCATCAACAAGCGCAGCCTCAACCTGCACGCGGAGATGCTGCTCCGGGTGCTGGGCGCCGAATTCGACGGCGCGGGGACGGATGAGGCCGGCTTGAGGGTGGTGAAGAATTTCCTCGAGGGCGCGGGGATCCGCGACGACGACAAGATCAGTCTCAACGACGGCAGCGGGCTATCGCGCGACAATCTCGTGACTCCCAGGTTTCAGACGTCATTGCTGATGTTCCTCTCGACGAGACCCTATTTTGAACTGTTTCTCAACACGCTCGCCATCAGCGGTACCGACGGTACGCTCAAGAACCGCCTTGCCTCGACTCCTGGGGTTATTCACGCCAAGACGGGAACGCTCGGCGACGTGGCCGCGCTTTCAGGCTACATGACCACAAAGTCGGGGCGCAGTTTGATTTTCAGCATATTCGCCAACAACGTGCGCGCCTCTCTTTCGCGCGTCCGGAAGACCATTGATGAGATCTGCGCATTGTTCGTAAACCTCTACTGA